TTGAATTCATAAACTATGTATTACTGATTTTGTATTAAAcgaaatatttgtttaagaaTAGGTCATGTAACTGTCCTTATTTTTCAGAATTTTACATGTGACATTTTTCATATTGATTATGGGAGAAAAGTAATTGCAGAGAGCCAGATGAACCACAAAGCAAACAGAAAGTTTTATGTCAGAGTAGAATAGGTTAACAGGAAGAACTCTCTTTTACCAGAAAGTAAACACTATTTCCAAGttctaagatttttttttttttaattgtaactCCAAGTATAGTAGAAAGTATTCTATTCACCACCTCAATTTGTCCATGGAGGTGACAAGTTATTGAAAACAACAATTTATTTCCAATCTTTATGAATTggatttcaaaaaatattgtgaaagtAATGATGAATGAGCTCAATACTTGATGCATCGAAGAGTTAAATTGtgaatctttttaaaatacttaagaACTTCAAACACTacaaaagcttgaagatcatATAGTAAAGGACATTATGCATGAATATTGAGAAAGAAATATGTTTCAAAGGACTTAATGAATCATGATAAAATGGTAGTGTATGCACAATTTTAATCGTGTGGTTTTGATGAATGAGACAAATTGAATGAAAGTAATGTTAGAGATATATTTGtaatgtgaaattattttagtgGACCTTTATTCATTACTATTTGTCTAAGGGATCTCCATGTCCTAAAAGACTAATCTCATTAAGGAAATTATGTTAGCCGGGAATCAATACTCAGAGGATGACTATAATTGGTGTATACATGATGGTTATAAGGTTTATTAATTGATGTGGACATCGTTAATCAAGTTGAAGTTCTTAATAATCATAAAGTTCATTTTCAAGATCAAATGAGAGGGTAcaagacaagaaaaataattaaattaatccaAAAACCtttgtaaaaaattgtaattaatctAATGGTCCAATTACACGATGggacttaaatttaattaattgtaatcttatttacatataattttttataattaatattactctttattttataaaaattaacaagtGTTGTCTTTGGTGATATAATATCATTACATCAATTAacttattcaaaatattatttctttttagaatttaaaattttattatgattttacttttaaaaaacgtcttaaaattaaaaaaaatatatatttaaattgctTAAGTTTCAAGAGtcattaacattttaaaaacaaacGTCACAACTTTAAAATGTgttaataatgtttaatattttaaaagccAAATATGAAGGAGAATATCCAGACTGAATCGATGATTTGGaagatgtttaattttattctgCTGACTTTTAATTCGTCATAGTTTTGAATACTAGCAAGAGAAATTCATGAtgctttctttgttttctttggtTTGTCTTACTAATAAGAAGAAATTCACCATTAAATTCAGCTCTTTGAAATACTCATCAAAACAATAGTATTATTAGTGCTACTGTCGTCTTCACAGCTTCACCCCAAAAAGACATGATCTTTAGTCTTTAATAGATACATCCAAACTCTTCTACAGTAATACACACCTTCAATAGATCTTTAAGACAAAGCACAAATATCTGAATGAACAAGTTCAAGACCATATTTCCTCCTTGACGGATCATTTACTCTTTGAAAACTGACTCTACACTGCTTTCCAGCCAAATGTTGCCCACTTATTCTAAGAAGATGGATTTTGGCAAGGATTTGCAATCCTTTCTCACTCATTAACCTAATTGTGTATGCTAAAGATCTTTGGAATCATTTACTAGGTTTACTTCTCCAATACAAATTCTTCCTTGAAAGATGATCCTTCTTTATAGCCTTTGGAAAGGACCATGTTTCCTTTTGTTAAGTTTCCATTTTTTAGCTACAAAGTAGCTTACAAGCCCAACATCGTCTAATTTTCCAATTGAAATAAGATTTTGATGCAATCCAATCCATGATCACCCTTTAGCCCCAAAAAGAGataaaagtttgtgaatgaACGGGACAAAGACAAAATGCATCTAAACGAACAAGACTTGAGGTTTTGTCCATTGCAAGAAACACAATCCGATAATGATGTCAGAGAAATTGGTGGGAAGTTGCAGGGAAAATGGGAAAGTCAACTCTCCGTAGTTAACTTATGTAAATATGAAATGGAAGTAATAAACTCTTACGTTAGTACCAAAACTTCTATTTCTAAAATCAATACTTTAGTGAGTTAACGCGTCGATAAAATGGCAGAGTTGACTAACCAGATTGAATGTAATATGAATATTTGATTAAGAGTATGATGGTAGCAGTAACCATCACAAACATACAGAAACATAATGGAGAGCCTACGAATTCTCATGCTAATCATTtacattactttatttttttcattgccCACTTCCTCTACTATCACCCCAAATCATTCCTTACAATATCATGAGACCCTTGTTTCTTCTGCAGGAACTTTTGAAGCTGGATTTTTTGACTTTGGAAACTCAAGAAGACAATATTTTGGTATATGGTACAAGGACATATCACCTAGGATTATTGTGTGGGTTGCCAACAGGAATGTCCCAGCACAAAACTCAACAGCACTTCTGAAACTTACTCATCAAGGAAATCTTGTCATTCTTGATGGCTCCGGAGGAAGAGTGTGGTCCTCCAACTCATCAAAAATTGCAGTGAAACCAGTTTTGCAACTTTTAGATTCAGGAAACCTTGTTGTCAAAGATGGAGAGAGCTCAGAGAACTTCTTGTGGGAAAGCTTTGATTATCCTGGAGACACTTTCCTTGCAGGCATGAAACTGAAAAGTGATTTTGTTACTGGTCCATATCAATATCTCACGTCTTGGAGGGACAAAGATGATCCAGCTGAAGGTGATTTTTCTTATAAGATCGATACAAAGGGCTTTCCTCAACAAGTTACTACAAACGGAACTACAATTTTTTACAGCACAGGGCCTTGGAATGGCTATCTTTTCAGTGGTGCTTCTTGGGAAAGAATGCACAGATTCTTGAATTTCTCTTTGGAGTTCACTGACAAAGGGGTTTCTTATGGATATGAAACATTAAACGGTTCAAAACTTAGCATAACAAGGCTGATGCTCAATCCAAGAGGGGATGCAGAGCGTTTTCTATGGTCAAACCAAAGACAAAGTTGGGATATTGTGAAAAGTCATCCAATAGATCAGTGTGAATATTTTGCCACTTGTGGTGTCAACTCTATGTGCAATGTTAATTATCTTCCAATATGTGAATGCTTGCAAGGTTTCACACCAAAGTTTCAAGCAAAGTGGGATTCTCATGATTGGTCTGGTGGTTGTGtcagaaaaacaaagttaagTTGTGATTATGGAGATTGGTTTAAGGAGTACACAGGAATAAAGCTGCCAGAAACGTCTTCTTCCTGGTTTGACAGGAGCTTGAGCCTTAAGGAATGTGAGACATTGTGTTTGAGAAATTGCTCTTGTACTGCATATGCAAATTCGGATATTAGAGATGGTGGGAGTGGTTGTTTGCTTTGGTTCCATGACATTGTGGACATGAGAATTCACACTGATCGAGGGCAAGATATTCATATACGACTGCCATTTTCTGAACGTGGtaatttcatttccattttatgcctttttgtaaagatttagttgaaatataatttatgtgaaGTTGGAATCTATTGTAGGGAGAGGGAGGGGTTCAACACTCACAGATACATAACTCTCCACATTTGATAAGATATTATCTGCTTTAGGCCAAGTCTTCACAGCTTTTGGTACCATTCCAAAAGACTTCTTATCAATGAAGGTgtcttatgtatatataaacccatgtccatctcttattttttctgatgtgggattttgtttgtacccaacatctATTCCATTACATTTAAAACCTTTCCTCCATTGCATTccatcaaatttataaattctatTAGACAACTAAGAGGATATAATTATAGCAATACTAGATTCTGCTTGCCATCAACAAGCTCAGAATGGCCAATAGTCATGTGTCAGAAGTTGGAACTAGCGGTTGCAAATCAGCTTCCAAGTTGAAGTTGTTCTGTATAACATGCCTTtctccttttttgtttttccctgAATTGTAAGCTTAGAGCtacttgtgatttttcactattttcatTCCTCAGATCCAAGAAGGAGTAAGAGGTACCTAAATCCGAAGAGACTTGCAGGGATTGTAGTAGGACTCGTTACATTCATAGTTGGACTAACAATTCTTGTGCGGGCGACTTCAAAACGTATAAAAGGGATGACGCAACCGAAGCCAGGTGAAGAATTTACAATTTATGAAGTATTTTACATTTCaatgaaaagaataataatattgaaatgaaagatTATTTTTCAGTTCTCAAGTTTGTTTTCTGTAATGCCTATTTATTTGGTTTACATTATGAGCACAAATATAATGTTAATTCATGTCTCCTACTACATTGGAAGTAGTGAAAAAAGCTATTCCCTGGAAACACATGATGGAGAAGGAAAACAACAGCTTACCGATAATGTTTGATTTTTCAACCATTGATATTGCCACAAATCATTTTTCTAACACAAGCAAGTTAGGAGAAGGTGGTTTTGGAACAGTACACAAGGTAGGTGGTCAAATTTGTTCTTGGTTACCTAGTTATTCCTATTGATTGTCAAGTACCAAGTGTTCCAAATCATTGCTAGGGAACGTTGATAGATGGACAAGAGATTGCAGTGAAGAGACTTTCAAAAACTTCGAGACAGGGAACCGATGAGTTCAAAAATGAAGTAAAGTTGATGGCAACACTTCAGCACCGTAATCTTGTAAAACTTCTTGGTTGTTCTATTCAACAAGATGAGAAGTTGTTGATCTATGAATTCATGCCCAACAGAAGTTTGGATTACTTTATTTTTGGTTTGTTCTTTCACTCCCGTCAAATTTTTTGCTTTCGTGTTATTTCCATGTTAACTTGACAAAATGAATGTTGCCAGATACAATTCGAGGCAAATTACTAGATTGGGATAAGCGGTTGAAAATTATCGATGGAATTGCTAGGGGTCTTATGTATCTTCATCAAGATTCTAGACTTAGGATAATACATAGAGACATCAAAACAAGTAACATTCTTCTTGATGATAATATGATTCCAAAGATATCAGATTTTGGATTAGCAAGAATATTTGGAGTAGATCAAGCTGAAGAAAATACAAACAGAGTGATGGGAACGCAGTAAGaaacttaacattttttttaacaaagctATACTGCTACACAACCACTTCTCCTTACTTTGATACTGTTTTGCAGTGGCTATATGCCTCCAGAATATGCAGTGCATGGTTCTTTCTCAACCAAATCTGATGTTTTCAGTTTTGGTGTAATTGTTATTGAGATAATTAGTGGAAGGAAGAATCGTGGATTTCGTGACCCTCACCATCATCTTCTCAACCTTCTTGGCCATGTAAGCCTGAAGTGGATACTGATAATATATTTCTCTATCTTTGGATACATTATTTCTTGATACCTTAGTTTCCTTATATCTTTTGTTTGTCCGAATACAACCTCAAGAATCATGAAACttaaaatgaaaactaattCGTGCATATACTCAATGTAATTGAACTATAGTTGAAATTAAACTCATAGAATTGGTCAAAAAGGATTTTATCCAATGAAAATCTATGAAGGGGAGAAGATTAAGgaaatcaacaaattaaatagaaaataagttaatatatataagagaaagaaatagataataaaaattgtagagaagaaaaacaagaaacgtagagtagaaataaagaaagagagaaaagtgatattgtaatttttctttatcaataatatatttgcaGTATAATTTCACAAGTTCAAtttgagtttcattattttgcGTTTGTATATTTCTCTCACAAATCTGATTAAGAGGAATTGTGTATAATTTACTAACAACTAGTATCAGAGCCGGTTGCTATTATTATAATCAACTGTTCAAAGGGAATCAGATTTAAGTGGGAGAAATGGCAGCAGAtgaaggaaagataaaaattgaGAAGTTCGATGGTACGGACTTTGACTTTTGGAAGATGCAGATTGAAGATTATTTGTATCAGAAAAAGCTATATCAACCTCTCTCAGGTCATCAACCAGAAAACATGAAGGATGAAGATTGGATTCTTCTCGACCGACAAGCTCTCGGAGTTATTCGATTAACATTATCCCGCAATGTTGCATttaatattgcaaaagaaaagacCATAGTGGGTCTTATGACAACTCTTTCAAGTATGTATGAAAAGCCGTCAGCCTCAAACAAAGTTCACTTGATGAGGCGGTTATTTAATTTGCGGATGTCAGATAGCGCAATGGTAGCGCATCATCTTAATGAACTCAATATAGTCACAACTCAATTGAGTTCAGTTGAAATCGAATTTGATGACGAAGTACGAGCCTTGATACTTTTGCCTTCTCTACCGGAAAGTTGGAATGCTACAGTCACAGCTGTGAGTAGCTCATCAGGcagtaataaattaaagtttgatgATGTTCGTGATCTAATTCTTAGTAAAGAGATTCGACGGAAAGAGTCAGGAGAATCTTCAACCTCTTCAGTTTTGAATACAGAGTCAAGAGGAAGAAGTTCGAACAGAGGATATGAACGTGGAAGATCCAAGGAAAGAAGGTCTAATTCTAAGAATCACCGTAGTTTCCAAAACTCAAATACAATTGAGTGTTGGAATTGTGGAAAGGTAGGTCACTACAAAAACCAGTGCAAAAGTGCACGGAAGAATCACGAGGATAAAGCAGAAGCGAATGTTGCTTCAACCTCAGGAGGAGAAGATGCATTGATATGTTCTTTAGAGAACAAGGAAGAGTCTTGGGTGTTAGACTCTGGAGCATCTTTTCATGCCACCTCACAGAAAGAATTCTTTGAGAATTATGTTCTTGGAAACCTTGGAAAAGTTTACCTTGGTAATGAGCAATCTTGTGAGATTGCTGGTAAAGGTATGGTGAAGATTAAGTTAAATGGGTCTGTATGGGAAATGAAAAATGTTAGACATATTCTCGATCTAACAAAGAACTTAATCTCAATAGGCCAATTGGCCAATGATGGCTACACAACAGTCTTCCATGGTGATAATTGGAAGATTTCAAAGGGTGCAATGACAATTGCTCATGGTAGGAAGAGTAGTACTATCTACAAGACAGAAGGAGGTTGTCATTTGATTGCAGTTGCAATGAATGAAAATCCTAACCTATGGAACCAAAGGTTAGGTCATATGAGTCAGAAAGGTATGAGGATCATGCACTCAAAAGGGAAATTACCAAGTCTTCGGTCAATAGAATTTGACATGTGTGAAGACTGTATACTTGGAAAGCAGAAACGAGTAAGCTTTCAGAGAAGTGGAAGAATCCCAAAGAAAGAGAGACTTGAGCTTGTTCACTCTGATGTTTGGGGTCCAACAACCGTCTCATCCATTGGTGGTAAGCGATACTTTGTGACTTTTATTGACGACCACTCTAGGAAGGTATGGACatactttcttaaaaataagtCAGAAGTATTTGAAGCTTTCAAAATTTGGAAAGCCATGGTAGAAAATGAGACaggattaaagataaaaaagcttagATCGGATAATGGTGGTGAATATGAAGACACTAGATTTAAGAAGTTTTGCTATGAGCACAGGATCAGAATGGAGAGGATCGTGCCAGGTATGCCTCAACACAATGGTGTGGCAGAACGTATGAATAGAACGTTGACAGAGAGAGCCAGAAGCTTGCGTTTGCAGTCAGGCTTACCAAAGCAGTTCTGGGCAGAAGCAGTCAATACAGCAACTTACTTAATCAACCGAGGTCCGTCGGTTCCATTGGAGCACAAAATAACAGAAGAGGTATGGAGTGGTAAAGAGATAAAACTATCACATCTCAAAATTTTCGTTTGCGTAACATATGTGCACATTAGTGATCAAGGTAGAAATAAGCTTGATCCTAAATCGAAGAAGTGCACTTTCATCGGTTATGTTGAAGATGAGTTTGGCTACAGGTTATGGgataatgaaaatcaaaagaTGATTCGTAGTAGAGATGTGATATTCAATGAAAAGGTGATGTATAAGGACATGAACAACACATGCAATAACAACTTAGAACAGAGTAGACCGGTGTATGTGGAGATGGATGATGTCTCAGAAACTCCTGTAATTGAGACTCCTCAGTCAGAGGAGTCATGTGAAAATAATGATAACGAAGAACTCGACACACCAGAACTTTCTATTCCAGTTCCTGTTTTGCGAAGGTCTTCTCGGCCTCATGTACctaatagaaaatatttgaattatatattgttaactAATGAAGGAGAGCCTGAAAATTATGAGGAAGCATGTCAAATGACAGATGCTAGTAAGTGGGAGCTGGCCATGAAAGACGAGATGAAGTCTTTAATGTCCAACTAAACATGGGAACTAGTAGAGTTACCTGTTGGGAAAAAGGCACTTCACAACAAATGGGTGTATCGGGTGAAGGAG
This DNA window, taken from Vigna radiata var. radiata cultivar VC1973A chromosome 5, Vradiata_ver6, whole genome shotgun sequence, encodes the following:
- the LOC106760546 gene encoding G-type lectin S-receptor-like serine/threonine-protein kinase At4g27290, which gives rise to MESLRILMLIIYITLFFSLPTSSTITPNHSLQYHETLVSSAGTFEAGFFDFGNSRRQYFGIWYKDISPRIIVWVANRNVPAQNSTALLKLTHQGNLVILDGSGGRVWSSNSSKIAVKPVLQLLDSGNLVVKDGESSENFLWESFDYPGDTFLAGMKLKSDFVTGPYQYLTSWRDKDDPAEGDFSYKIDTKGFPQQVTTNGTTIFYSTGPWNGYLFSGASWERMHRFLNFSLEFTDKGVSYGYETLNGSKLSITRLMLNPRGDAERFLWSNQRQSWDIVKSHPIDQCEYFATCGVNSMCNVNYLPICECLQGFTPKFQAKWDSHDWSGGCVRKTKLSCDYGDWFKEYTGIKLPETSSSWFDRSLSLKECETLCLRNCSCTAYANSDIRDGGSGCLLWFHDIVDMRIHTDRGQDIHIRLPFSERDPRRSKRYLNPKRLAGIVVGLVTFIVGLTILVRATSKRIKGMTQPKPVKKAIPWKHMMEKENNSLPIMFDFSTIDIATNHFSNTSKLGEGGFGTVHKGTLIDGQEIAVKRLSKTSRQGTDEFKNEVKLMATLQHRNLVKLLGCSIQQDEKLLIYEFMPNRSLDYFIFDTIRGKLLDWDKRLKIIDGIARGLMYLHQDSRLRIIHRDIKTSNILLDDNMIPKISDFGLARIFGVDQAEENTNRVMGTHGYMPPEYAVHGSFSTKSDVFSFGVIVIEIISGRKNRGFRDPHHHLLNLLGHAWRLWNEERPLELIDDILDDGGDLSLEILRCIHVGLLCVQQNPENRPNMSSIVLMLNGEKLLPKPSPPGFYMGKDNMADTGCSKQYEMCSVNEVSMSSFESR